The sequence TTGAAGTTTCGATAGCTGCCGTCCTGCATTCTGACCTGCACTTGGTACGTGGTCGCCTTGCGTACGGCATGTTCGATGCCGTTACCGGCAAGCCCGCCTCCCACGGCTCCCGCTATGGTTGCCAGAACGCGACCACGTCCTTGGCCAACCTGGTTGCCCAGCAACCCGCCTGCGACCGCCCCGCCGACTGCGCCAAGCCCCGTGGTCGGCTCTTGCGACTGCACTGGGTTAATGGAGACCACCTCGCCTGAATTGGGGTCGACCACAACGGGGCGAGGCGCCGCAGGTTGGGGGGCCTCCCGGGATGTGTCGTCGTTCGCATACCTGGGCGCCGATGCAGACGCATTGCGATAGCGGTGGTGAACATGTGATTCGCTCGTCGCGATAGCGGGTATGCCTTGCTGCTCAGAGGATAGATGCACAGAACTGAGTGGCGCACTAGCAGGCTGTCCGACGACCGCTGCGGTTTGAGCCAGCGGCGCGGTTACCGCGTGAGACGACGGAAGGAGGCCGGTCATTGCGGCAATGCCGGTGGCACTGGCGAGCATGACGGCAACGGCGGCTCCCGCAACCAGGGGATGAATGCGGTTACGTTGGGGCAAATCGGAGGGGAGGTTCGAGTTCATGGCTGGCTCCGTGGTGTTTGCCTGCAAGAACGCCGGCACCATCGAACCCGTGCACCCGATAACTGTGAGATGTGTAAGCAACTGTAGTCTTCGACCGTCCGGAAGGCTTCTGCTGGCCGCGTCGAGCTGATTTCACTTGCTCGCGCAATTCATTAAGATTGCTTTATCCGACAGGCAATTTTTGAGCGCCCCCTTGCGGACAATGAAAACGCGTAGTGATGGGATAGCTTCATTTCTAAAGCCTCAGCCACTCTGCATTCGAGCAGCCCGAGGCAGGGAATTCCCAGCTTATGCGCGGTGCTTTCTCACATTAAGCGTGCGAATCGGCTGGAGTGGCGTGTCCAGCAAGGCAAAGTTTCTCAAGTTTTGTATCCGTCTACAGCGGGTGGAGATAGCCTCATAACCTGAGAAAAAAGACCCATAAGTTGAGAAACTTACGGGTCTTTTTTATCGATAGTTCAGGCTCACGGATAATCCATCAACGCTCAGGACCGGTTCGTATCCGCATCGCCGGTGTGATTACGCTGCGGAGCCTCTACTCCTTGCTCGATTGAC comes from Trinickia violacea and encodes:
- a CDS encoding glycine zipper 2TM domain-containing protein; the protein is MNSNLPSDLPQRNRIHPLVAGAAVAVMLASATGIAAMTGLLPSSHAVTAPLAQTAAVVGQPASAPLSSVHLSSEQQGIPAIATSESHVHHRYRNASASAPRYANDDTSREAPQPAAPRPVVVDPNSGEVVSINPVQSQEPTTGLGAVGGAVAGGLLGNQVGQGRGRVLATIAGAVGGGLAGNGIEHAVRKATTYQVQVRMQDGSYRNFNYDTQPPVQVGEHVHAYGESLSAS